One genomic region from Mycobacteriales bacterium encodes:
- a CDS encoding alpha/beta hydrolase translates to MTARMAERMVEATVSVRAATGAVSAVVVVLPGGKAESYAPTASQQLTRLRMVPFARAIARHGRQHGVEVWTVHYRVRGWNGPDASPVPDVRWALAEVRRRHGDVPVVLVGHSMGGRAALRVAGAPCVVGVVALAPWLPDSEPVERLGDRRVLIVHGSADLVTSPRASRRYARRLDGVARCVGYLRVCGEMHAMIFRPRVWHRVTVSYVLNVLGLAPLPGRWRRALVRGYV, encoded by the coding sequence ATGACGGCCCGTATGGCCGAGCGGATGGTCGAGGCGACGGTGTCGGTTCGTGCCGCGACCGGCGCGGTTTCTGCGGTCGTCGTGGTTCTTCCCGGCGGCAAGGCGGAAAGCTACGCGCCGACCGCGTCGCAGCAGCTGACCCGGCTGCGGATGGTTCCGTTCGCCCGCGCGATCGCCCGCCACGGCCGTCAGCACGGCGTCGAGGTGTGGACGGTGCACTACCGCGTCCGTGGCTGGAACGGCCCCGACGCGTCCCCTGTGCCGGACGTGCGCTGGGCGCTGGCCGAGGTGCGCCGCCGGCATGGTGACGTTCCGGTGGTGTTGGTCGGGCATTCGATGGGTGGCCGGGCGGCGCTGCGGGTGGCGGGTGCCCCCTGCGTCGTGGGGGTGGTCGCGCTAGCGCCGTGGCTGCCCGATTCTGAGCCGGTGGAGCGGCTGGGCGACCGGCGGGTGCTGATCGTGCATGGGAGCGCGGATCTGGTCACCTCACCGCGGGCATCGCGTCGCTACGCCCGGAGGCTGGACGGCGTGGCACGCTGCGTCGGCTACCTGCGCGTGTGCGGGGAGATGCACGCGATGATCTTCCGACCGCGGGTGTGGCATCGGGTCACCGTCAGCTACGTGCTGAACGTGTTGGGCCTGGCGCCGTTGCCGGGCCGATGGCGTCGTGCGCTCGTGCGCGGCTACGTCTGA
- a CDS encoding lysophospholipid acyltransferase family protein — MHSLADAVPVHVNRRSGEPDCVIRRMSDVAAASDMSGRREWVYRPVIRTALALFRLFGFRFDLRGVENVPDRGGAVLACNHLSYFDFMFVGLTAHLRGRRLVRFLAKQSVFRNRVSGPLMRGMGHIPVDRAAGAAAYRHALASLSAGELVGIFPEQTISRSFVPRPLKAGAARLALEAGVPLIPMVTWGGHRVWTTGRRPTFRRRVPVMIVVDAPLTVVDGESASELTGRLAARLRALVEEVLSDYPGGGQEGQWWWPAHLGGGAPTRDAATGVERAAVAELNRR; from the coding sequence ATGCATTCGCTCGCGGACGCAGTGCCGGTTCATGTCAACCGTCGCTCCGGTGAACCGGATTGCGTGATTCGGCGAATGTCCGATGTGGCGGCAGCATCGGACATGTCGGGTCGGCGGGAGTGGGTGTATAGGCCGGTCATCCGGACGGCGCTCGCGCTGTTTCGGCTGTTTGGCTTCCGGTTCGACCTGCGCGGGGTCGAGAACGTGCCGGATCGCGGCGGTGCCGTGCTCGCTTGCAATCACCTGAGCTATTTCGACTTCATGTTCGTGGGCTTGACGGCGCATCTGCGTGGCCGCCGGTTGGTGCGCTTTCTGGCCAAGCAGTCCGTCTTTCGCAATCGGGTGAGCGGCCCGTTGATGCGCGGGATGGGTCACATTCCGGTCGACCGTGCTGCTGGGGCGGCTGCGTACCGCCACGCGCTCGCGTCGCTATCGGCGGGTGAGCTGGTCGGGATCTTCCCGGAGCAGACGATCTCGCGCTCGTTCGTCCCGCGTCCGCTCAAGGCCGGTGCCGCCAGGCTGGCCCTCGAAGCCGGCGTTCCGCTGATCCCGATGGTGACCTGGGGAGGTCACCGGGTGTGGACCACTGGCCGCCGCCCCACATTTCGCCGCCGGGTTCCGGTGATGATCGTCGTCGATGCTCCCTTGACCGTCGTCGACGGGGAGAGCGCATCCGAGCTGACCGGCCGGCTGGCCGCCCGGCTGCGAGCGTTGGTCGAGGAGGTGCTGAGCGACTACCCGGGTGGCGGGCAGGAAGGGCAGTGGTGGTGGCCCGCGCACCTCGGCGGCGGCGCGCCGACGCGCGATGCCGCGACAGGTGTGGAGCGGGCGGCGGTCGCCGAGCTCAACCGCCGATGA
- a CDS encoding glutathione peroxidase — MSVYDISVPAPDGGESSLDDYRGQVLLVVNVASKCGYTPQYAGLQDLHARYAEQGFTVLGFPCNQFLFQEPGDAATITSCGTSYGVTFPVFGKLKVNGRRRHPLYATLAPTPDENGKAGRVRWNFEKILVGRDGTPRKRFRTKVTPDNPRLIEAVQQAIAE, encoded by the coding sequence ATGAGCGTCTACGACATCTCGGTGCCTGCCCCCGACGGTGGCGAAAGCAGCCTCGACGACTACCGCGGGCAGGTGCTGCTCGTGGTCAATGTCGCGTCCAAATGCGGCTACACCCCGCAATACGCGGGGTTGCAGGATCTGCACGCCCGCTACGCCGAGCAGGGCTTCACCGTGCTCGGCTTCCCGTGCAACCAATTCCTGTTCCAGGAACCCGGTGACGCAGCGACGATCACATCCTGCGGAACCAGTTACGGCGTCACCTTCCCGGTCTTCGGCAAGCTCAAAGTCAACGGACGGCGGCGCCACCCGCTCTACGCAACGCTCGCCCCCACCCCGGACGAGAACGGCAAGGCAGGAAGGGTGAGGTGGAACTTCGAGAAAATCCTCGTCGGACGCGACGGCACCCCCCGGAAGCGGTTTCGCACCAAGGTGACGCCAGACAATCCACGGCTGATCGAGGCGGTCCAACAGGCCATTGCGGAGTGA
- a CDS encoding FHA domain-containing protein, which translates to MTGTAAASGVTESFPLDADTTMLGGATRQDIHLAGLPPAYGAVVHRRGDEYIYMQLDPAYTARLNGTCIITAALHHGDRLTLGHHELVFQRDEFADHGRFDGGRQGGEFSGDRFDRY; encoded by the coding sequence ATGACCGGGACCGCGGCCGCGAGCGGCGTGACCGAGTCTTTTCCGCTGGATGCCGACACCACGATGCTCGGCGGCGCCACACGCCAAGACATCCATCTGGCTGGACTGCCACCCGCCTACGGCGCCGTCGTGCACCGCAGGGGCGACGAGTACATCTATATGCAGCTCGACCCTGCCTACACCGCACGGCTCAACGGGACCTGCATCATCACTGCGGCCTTGCATCACGGCGACCGGCTTACGCTCGGCCACCACGAGTTGGTGTTTCAGCGCGACGAGTTCGCCGACCACGGGCGTTTCGACGGCGGCCGCCAAGGCGGAGAGTTCTCTGGTGATCGCTTCGACCGCTATTGA